The DNA segment gaggtcttccagtcagaaagtccaacagccagttgcacagcgaagtgttgagccccagctggaccagtttgtgaatgagctgtttatggatgattgtgttgaatgctaaactgaagtctatgaacagcattctgagtcctttttgtctatatgtgtgagtggtgctgttttgttcctCAAAGCAAGCGAAGAAGGCGTTCAGCTTGTTCATCAGGGAGATGCACAGGTCTGcagtgggggcttgtagtccgtactggtctgtatcccctgtcacttaagcccctttcacactgcgattccggcaaatacacgggtgaagtgttccggcaattgttcccgggtcgctagattttgcactttcacactgccagggattacccgggatatgtgcgtgctttcaaacacaacccgtaaaggtcccgtaatgacagGTGACATCAGGGCTTGACGAAAACATTAggctttcactgaagcaagcaaacgatctcggcgtcagcgcggaaagtgagaaactaactgatctctgcttcattacagtttgcacatattttttttgtcgcgaacgttgatcttccttcaaaacagccggttaAAGAGTCACGTGATAACATGCGTCATCACTACAACACGGCATTAGatttggcttttgttcacacagcgctaaCCCCAGGATTGAGcacggcaatgttactaggtccccgacccgggttcagtgccggaatcaatcccgggacgtgtttgctttcacacagaaggtgacccggcaatgttccggcaatatgcagggtccgacgtgcagtgtgtaaAGGGGCTTTACCCTCTCTGATGCTGTGGGACAGGTTGGTCCTAGCTgtcctcaggcccacctcatctccagctttGAAGGCAGCGCTCCATGTCTTCAGGAGACTGTAGACCTCtcctgtcatccacggcttctggttggcctggacagtgatggtttatgtgaccgttacatcatcaatacacttgttgatgcaggcagtgacagtctctgagtactcttgGAGGTCAGTAGTGctattgtatgtggcagcctgcttcaacatattccagtcagtggtgtcaaaacaGTCTTGAAGAGCCTATTACGACCCTTCAGGCCACACTTgaatctgtttgtaaactggtttggtgactttaacgagaggtctgtatgcaggcattagcatggaagtgatgtgatctgaggctccgaggtgggggagggctttgtagGCTCCTCTCTGTGTTTGTAAACAAGGTCTAAAATtgtattacctcgtgttggaaggTTAATGTGTTGGTGTGTTTTTGGAAACCCACTCTTTAATtctgcatggttgaaatccccagctatgatgagaaaagcatcggggtgtgctgtctgctgctcactgatgagCTGGTTCAGTTCATTTACTGCATCGTTACTGTTactgttgctgttgctgttgtttgGAGGAATGTAAACAGCAACGAGCAGTATGGCTGTATATTCCCTCGGTAGATAAGAAGGATTAGCACTTAATAATCCTAAACTCCagcaggggtgagcagtgtttgcaccacgcatcattgatgtaaacacaaatacCTCTGCGCtaacccctcttctgcttcctctcacgacGCTTATTTTGCCTCCGCACAACACCGTTCTgacgggacagagagaagccccTGCGTGTGGATGTGTCGCCATCTTGCAtacattgtaattgtaattgttgaTGAGAGAATAACTCAGATAAGAGCGGGTCTTACATGAACAGAACTACATTAGAAGTCAGCTCATGATTTACTTGCTATTCTCTGATCTGTTCATAATCTGTGAGGCTTTGGCTGTGAACGAACAAAACAAAGCAGTGTGAGAACAATTACTGAACACTTTCTCTTTTCAAGGAGAAAATCAGCTTTAACAGCTTTCATGCACTAAAAGAGTAAATATCTTCGAATGGGTCTGGTTTTCTTCCTATTTCTTGATgtatttgtgtgtagagtttgTCTCCTCCCTCATCTCTTCTTGAAGTGTGAAAAGCAGGAAGTGTCTGATTTAGTTCAAACAGTCTGTTAATGTGTCAGTATGGGCTCCAGTGCACTGTCTCTCACACTCTGTGAGTATTTCATTATATTCTACACTATCTTCTGTTTTTAATACAGTATTCAGCTGAAGATTAATGCTTGTGCTGTGTGTAGGAGGGTCTATGAATCCACCGTCTTGCTGTTTATCatattctttattgttcagattAATGTGATGATATGTTACGTGTGGATCAGATCCAGAGTTTGAGAGAACATGTATTTATCTGTGCTGCTTGAGAAAGATTGAGGCTCTGTGGACGTGTGCTTTTGCTTGGTTTTGTTATAATACACGTTCTTCATATTTCAGGAAGTTCAGTTAAATCAgatgtatttgtttaatatgaGTTTGGTGTTGTGTGATATTGTTTCTTTAAATAGACTTTCCATCAGAGACATCAAGAGTTTGAGAACAGTTTTCATCAATTTTAATTCTTTCTGCTAGTCTTATTGAAAATGAATTGTGCATATAGTCCTCCCAAAAAATTTTGGTTCGTTAAATCACtctttaaaatgactgaaattcATTGCAGAAAACACAGTCTATCAAACATGTCACATTTGCCAAAAAATGATGCTCAAATGTTTCTCTGAACTAACTTCCGTTTTCTGagacacttttaaaataatttttaaccaGTTTATCTCAACATCATTTTTAGCAGATTTGTGAAGTCTGTTCTCAGCAGAAAAACCACAGCTGTAGTTCATCATTAACATATGAACATGTTCCTCTAACACGTGACACTCAGAAAGTGTGTTCAGTCTTCATTCTGAACAACATATTTATTGTTTCTTAATATACTTCATATACATACTCACCGCTGGTTCACTTTAACTGAACTGAGattggttcatttaaaatatacttcatGTGAAAACACACTAAGTGTTCAGATTCTTTCACAGTCACTATAGTGTCACAATGAACCCTTGAGCTGCTGAAAACACTGTAACACATTTGAAGGGCAGCCCTTTCAACAAGTGCGCTTAAATTAGGTTTTATTAATATTGAGATTATGGACCTCAGtttttgagaggaaaaaaaagcattatttgtgtttcattttgtcACTAAgcactaaattataaaaataatatgcacTGTCCATCACACTATAGTGTGTTTCAGGCTCAGATCAATGATGTCTGCAATCGAtcagtctttaaaaataaattcaaagtcTGTCtcaattgaaagaaaacaaggtgacaaaaatattgaatttaatatttgGTGATATAgagcataatgagagatttacaagcTATTTTtgtaggccggtcatttttgacccggaACACAGAAAGTGTAATAAGGTGAgggaaaattttccaaaaataatagaaaaaatgtTGGGAATATGTAACTCTGTGAGAAAAGTCAGTAGGTTTTAGTCCAGTGTCACAACATTaagttgtattaaaaaaaaaaataataataattttttttttataaattctctATGATTCAGTGAAGAGTCAGTGATGAGAAACAATCATCACATTAATGTTCATATCTGCTTGtaatgtgtgttatatatatatatatatatatatatatatatatatatatagttttgtttatCTAAAGAAcacgttattatttttttttcttctcatctcTTTTAATTGgttaaatcaaatacactgctggacaataaacaGTCATTTGTGTTCTATATTTTTCTCTATATTTTCTCTATATTGTGGTTTATAtacttttacatatatatatatatatatatatatatatatatatatatatatatatatatatatatatatatatatatatatatatatatatataaaatatattttatcatttcaatACTATAATAGATAAATTAGCACtgtttcacattttattattttgttagccTACCTGAAGAtgacacacacataaaccatatattattattattattattattattattattattattattattattattattattattatattattatttcatcacATATTCGTTGTCTTCATATAGTGCTATTGTCAGTCTAAACGTTTCTGTTTTTTATTCAGCTTAGCTTCGATAGCTGATAGTTTGCTAGAAGGGAAACAGAGCACATCGATATTGTGTTATTTCTGTTTTCTGAACAAcaattaattactgtatttgatTTTCTGCACGAGAACACACTCCAGCTTCCagtatgaattaaatataaactgcaTGAGAGGGTTTTGCGCTCCTATAGACATGtgcggtaatgcgatatatcatggtaggcaaggcaaggcaagtttatttctatagcacatttcgtaaacaatggtaattcaaagtgctttacataaaagaaagtaaaataataatgaagaaaaataataacaagaataaaacaagcaattttaaaacttttaaaattatttttaaaaattacttatttaaaatgaatttaaaacagttagaaaattatttaacataataataaataataaaaaaaaactgtgaaaatatagtgcaatcagttcggacattgcacagtgctcattcaataaatgcacagctaaacagatgagttttgactctagatttaaatgtgactagtgttttagcacatctgatctcttctggaagctgattccagctgcggacggcatagtaactaaaggaggactccccttgttttgtgtgaacccttggtatttctaactgactcgatcctaatgatctgagtgctctgttaggtttatattcagtgagcatatctgcaatatatttcagtcctaggtcatttagtgacttataaacgagtaaaagtactttaaaatcaatcctaaatgtaactggaagccagtgtaaggacctgaggactggtgtgatatgctcaattaattagtaattaattggtaaTTAATATGCATGATGTTGTTATCATGACCATTTctaaataccatgaataattatatataaaaaatattcataatttggaatgcattttaagaatactattcccatcaactggtcaaaatacACAACACCTCTGTTTACTGCTTGAAGAGCGTGTGTTCTGATGTAATCAAGCACGCATggggaacacgtgagagacgcgctgaatgaaagcacattcactctctgacagcagatggcgctaaataatgaaatgcagccgttaccctggaaaccccataaataaagcagctgcaatactttctaaaatgtatttaaatggacATTCAAATTTGAGGTTctgctatggtgttcatcacagcgccaaatacataaatatttagacttaataggctattgaaaaaaaaaaatctggactaGAACATGCCCTagagttttgattctttattattcgttcacactttacattaaggcttcactagttaacattagttatacTACGGGcggttgaatgcttgaatctgattggctgatgaacatTCTGAGGTGTgacattattttctgggaaacgcacAGTGAATGTATTTCCAGGCAGCTCtctgaccgcattacagttccagATCACTTCAcatagttaacagtaataacggTCACGCAGTTTGCACAAGAAGTGTTGTCAGCGCTGCCCTGACGATTTGATCAGTCAGCAACTTACAGGCTACagatgacatttctcactagcgaggtaATAATAGCGCTGTTTAGAGACGCACAGAGGTACATTAGCATTCACacaagcatattttaaaatactgaccCAAAAGAATGATCTGTTCACAAATCGCATCATGAACTTCTATTACAAAGTCAAAgatgatctattattgaacatctcgaataaataaagacttcaagttcatctgtaaaacacataaagctatcgttcgagtttataaacttctattccatgcatgattcgtatggatctgttaaTTGAacgcaaagtgtgagttctagaagaatgtATGTGTCgtgatgagcatgtatcgctcactaggagtcgctaaatgaacggaggatcagttgccctattggttaaaatccccaaactgtatacttaaatattaaattaattaatgaccTCAAAACAGTGGCAGATGCGTTATGTTGTGGTGGGCTGCAGTGGGtcagaaagtccagggccactttttggtcccagtccgtccctgtcTCAAGCCTCCGTTACCAGCATTGGAAGAGATGCGTTAGAGAAGtcctactcacaatagcgatTTAAGTTCACAAACCAGACGAATCCCTTTAATTAAATCATCagatcgatgtcttgaggtgtggtaaatGTACTTTATTCACGTCGTGACCACATCTccacctcgggtgtgcattatttttctaataattcagcGGCCCattgtcaattattccttacttaatTCATTagtcaacataaactgccaatgataaaattattctgaacattcattaatcttagatattcaaatatttaataatactgtaTACCGTGgtaaaagcatgagcaattaatcgcaacaagAAAATTATGTACAGACATATCCCAAGTGCTCAATAATGTTCACATCGGCTCATTTCTGATACAATTAAGACGCCGCGTCATTCATAAACTATTTTGTCTCTttaatttaaatctagactttTTCACTCTGTCTCTTGAACATCTCGAGCTGAACACACTTGACTGAAAACATGTGTGAGACAAATGTAGATTTTAATAAAAGTGTGAGGAGTGGAGAGACAGGTTGAGTGTATTCTAGACCCATGCTGTGATGAcattgtgtgtgttaaatgatgGAGAATATCCTCCATCGGTTCTCATGGAGCATCAAAACAGAGAAACACTTTCAGCTGAAACTCTAGACATGTTTCTGTGATCTGCATTGTGTTGAACCAATGGAAATGATTCATATCTGTTTCTTCTGTGTTTAGTGCTGATGTCCTTCATCCACTCTGGACTCACTCAAGGTATTGTGCTCTActgatttacatttgatttattaaatatgaatagtgTTGTAGTAGTTTATTTGTCTACATGGATCACATGAGGATCACACATTTGTCTCTTTGCTGATAATTCATCTCCATATTTTGCTGTTGTTCATCTTCACTCAGCATCATTTATATGTGTAGCTCCTCATGCTGTAAAACACTGCTGTGGGGGAAGTTGTAGCTtcatggttagagagtcagactcgtaacccaaaggttgtgggttcgagtcttatACTGACAGTGATTGTAGGTGGAAGGAGTGAATGtacagagtctctctctctccttcaaaaccacgactgaggtgtgtgtgtgtgtgtgtgtgtgtgtgtgtgtgtgtgtgtgtgtgtgtgtgtgtgtgtgtgtgtgctcttgtttttgtgacatcaggacacaactctgtataatgacatgggtatgacacaggtattacaaggagagggtgacttatgaggacataacccatgtccccatttgtcaaaacacttataaatcatacagaattagtttttttgagaaagtaaaaatgcacaaagtttcctgtgagggttaggtttaggggtagggttggtgaatggcgatagaatatacagtttctacagtataaaaaccattacacctatgggatgaacacactttacacaaaaacaatcatgtgtgtgtgtgtgtgtgtgtgtgttcactgctgagtgtgtgtgtgtgtgtgtgttcactgctctctctctctgtgtgtgtgtgtgttcactgctgtgtgtgtgttcactgctgagtgtgtgtgtgtgtgtgtgtgtgttcactgctctctctctgtgtgtgtgtgtgtgtgtgtgtgtgttcactgctgtgtgtgtgtgtgtgtgtgtgtgtgttcactgctgtgggcatgtttttgtgacatatcaggacacatctctgtataatgacatgggtatgacacaggtattacaaggagagggtgacttatgaggacataacccatgtccccatttttcaaaacacttataaatcatacagaattagttattttgagaaagtaaaactgcacaaagtttcctgtgagggttagggttaggggtagggttagtgaatggcgatagaatatacagtttctacagtataaaaaccattacgcctatgggatgtccccacttttcacaaaaacaaacgtgtgtgtgtgtgtgtgtgtgtgtgtgtgtgtgtgtgtgtgtgtacgtactttggatgggataaatggaGAGCACTAATTCAGAGTGTGTGTCATCTTGGCCACATGTCCATCACTATTTCTGCTGTTTATGatgaaagttaaaataaataaataaataaataaaaagcttattGTAGTCGATTGCAAAAATAACCATGAGCCATTAACTCTTTTGTGTTGTTCAGGTTATTTTAGATGCCAAATgaccacataaataaataaatgttccctTCATATAAATGGCATGAAATCCGTGACTTTGTAGAACCTGCTAGctctacaattaaaaaaatactctgTTACATAATTTGTTAGAATATTGCAAAAATGGtactttaatacaaaaaaagttaatcTTTGAAAAAGAGtcgtttgttttattgttattgttttgttgttttatttttataaggatGTTTCAATGTCTCCAGACCAATCTGAGTGATTATTGCAGCCATCTAGAGGATGTAGATgtaatttcatgttattttatgtaattataacTATCACCCATCccctctgtgggacgcctacatttacttcactgtattacaattaaatctaatctaatcttgacaaactatgtatcattggaaaggtctaagactcccaaatatatattttaccaatgtttttcgtaaaaaatgatgtaggaaaagtaatagattaattcatGACAAGAGTGCACCGTCAAAaactacatcataacaggagttctgaccttcgtaaaaaaaaaaaaaaaaaaaaaaaaaaagactttccttgttgcctttttctctatcacattttagaaatcatcagaaattatatatcaactgaaaaattaaaatctcaaaattcatcatttaaaacccattttaaaatcagacattgcattaccgtgtaaatggtacatcaatatcatgttacaaaatgttttcattcatgaattctaaaaatttaagtttggatcgtgcactacaaagtctatgttcaaaaatgtgagtgacagttaagtaAGGGCAGCGATCTCCCACTAAGACATAACACACTGACCATGATATCACCATGAGTGAAAGCTAGAATTCACATAAAAAGTTAAATTCATGTATATTATTGTCCATCATGTTCGAATTAATTCAGGTATACTTTGTAAATCAATTGTAGAGTAAAATCATTGATAAAGTGATTGATATtacagaagagaagagagaagaaaCAGTATTTGATCATGTGGTCTGAGTGTTCAAACTAAATCAAGGTTTCTCAAAGTGTTCTCAAAGTGGCCCATAGACATGAACTGATGACCACTGAGAAAAATGTgataatataagaaaataaaataacatcattaCATGACATGActatatatttgtattacattACTGTTAGTGTATAAGCTTTATAAGATTtcactaattaaataattttgattactacagttaaagaagaaaaaaacaaaagttccAACAATCTAAGAGTACTCAGGATTTGCTTAAACACTTAAAATTATGAAGGGGTtcttagaattattatttttttaaataaaaaataaaataaaataaaaatcccatgCAAGGGGTCCCTGTCCTAAACCAGCAGCACATCAGGTTCAGATCTCGTGTACTAACTAAACTTAATGATGTTCATTCAACACAGTGTTAGTtgaaggagtctgacaacagaaCCTAGAAGATAGATCAACTTTACCATTTTCTCTTAAGATTATTATCATAATGATctctaaaataaatgctttattaaaacCTCTGACTGAAAACAGCGCCATCTACCGACCAGAACAAGAACTgttcaataatgttttaataactttctcatttcaaaatacagctgaattgacaaaacaataaattaatgaaaacattttatgacAACTTTTATTCATGATGTAGCAAATTTTAACCACAACTATATCACTATCAACTACAAGAAGTCAGAtattcagagtttattttcttctgttcacAGATTCACCCGATtctactctgactgtgactccagacagtcctgtattcactggagagagagTGATTCTGAAGTGTGTGATTGAGTCTTACAGAGACTGGACATTGAGAAATTACATGATTGATGACCGGACACCTGAGTGGAGATATTACAGAGACTGGAGATATGTGTGGTATAAAGGCAGTGTAAAGTTACAGTCAATCAGtcgttacactgtaaacacagacactctcactatcaAAGCAGTAACTACATCTGATGAGGGTCAGTACACGTGTAGAGGACGGAGAGAtaaaagaccaaactcatcaCAATCAAGCTCTGTTTCTCTCACTGTGATGGGTGAGTTAAATATCATCATCCTCATAAACTCTCTCTGCTGTCACACATCCAGTTGtctggacttttatttttacttttttttgttgagaaTAAATCTTACTGCTTATGAATTTCAGCACAGTATTTTGTTCATTAGATACGTTATGTAGAGTCTGCAAGtgtgtgaaacaaaaaaaaagagatgtagACCAGATATGAatattaatgtttctttttttttaccattatttacaaatatgtttgatgaaattaataactaaaatcaaacttaattttgttaagtttaatttaatagaatgtatttttcctctctctctctctctctctctctctctctctctctctctctctctctcatgaagaGGTTTTGAGTTAAAAACACTGATCATGATGAAGTATTTTTTTCAATATCTCCTCATCTGTGTATTAATACAGAGAGACCAGAAGCTGTAGTGAAGGTGTCTCCAGATCAGcgtgtgttcagaggagagacagtcactctcaCATGTGTCATACAGAGAGGAGGAGACATTCAGTGGACATACAGCTGGTTTAAAGATGGTTCAGTCATCAGAGACGTCACTGAGAGAGTCTTCACCATCACATCTGTGTCTGATAGAACTGAATACAGCTGTAGAGGAGAGAGATCAGACTCACAGACATCACACACCAGTGCTGCTCTTACACTGACTGTATCAGGTCAGTCTGATGATTCTCTTTAATGATCTTTAAATCTATATTTGTGGATCAACACTTCTCTTATACTCTTCTGTATCAGCCACAACTTTCATCTGCAGAGGACTGAAACTATTCACTTTTTAAGACCTGTTCACATCAAGAAAATAACAAGAAAATATCTGTATCAGTGAATGATAACATCAGAGAATAATTATGTTCTGTTTGATATGAGTGTGTGCTGTAGTTTAATCATCTGACAAATGATTTGCtggattctgttttttcttttcttcaaaagATCATCattcctttatttttaaaattcttttcactttgtattttcatgatttaattattagcttGTCATCAGTTCACAAACTCCTGCTAGTTCCCTCatgaaccccagtttgggaaacgtGTCTCTCTCTTTGAAGAATCAGTGAAGACACAAAGATGCCAAAATTAAACTTTATTGGTGGAGACAACAACACCAAAATGCCTCCAGGACATCTGACTCTCTCACAGTATATACGGACGAGAcaaaagcccaccagggcggtgcagaagaccaccacatccgtgtggtcaagacagaagcccaccagggtggcgcagaagaccaccacagtgggatcgatgacatAGGAGAGCgagtctggttaggcaagtctgaaacagagaacatgaacaagttaagggtagcctccgtggccacaacaggatcagtcgagtgctcagagagttcggctgagacgtgacgaggctctggaagttccgcagaggcgaggagaggCTCTGGTGATTCAGCAGAGGCATGGAGAGGCTCtgttagttcagcagagacgtcgatagactctggtaatcccatgctGTTTAgcctggattccagaagatcaatgctgacttgactctgctcatgaagatcattggtggcctgactctgctcattaagatcattggtgacttgcatttgtttattaagatcattggtgacttgcatttgcccacgaagatcaatggtgacttgactttgttcgtgaagaatactggtgactggactttgcccatgaagatcattggtgacttgcccttgtccatgaatttcaccggtgacttgacttgactccagaaggtcaacggtgactagccctcaCTCTgaaaggtcagcggtgactagccctgactctggaaggttaacggtgactagccctgactctggaaggttaacggtgactagccctgactctggaaggttaacggtgactagccctgactctggaaggtcaacggtgactcgccctgactctggaaggtcaacggtgactagccctgactctggagggtcaatggtgactagccctgactctggtaagtcaacggtgactagccctgactctggaaggtcaacggtgactagccctgactctggagggtcaatggtgactagccctgactctggtaagtcaacagtgactagccctgactctggaaggcaaggcaaggcaagtttatttatatagcacatttcgtaaacaatggtaattcaaagtgctttacataaaagaaagtaaaataatcatgaagaaaaataataacaaaaataaaacaagcaattttaaaatttttaaaatgattaaaacatttaaaaacagttagaaaattattttacataaaaaaataaaataaaataaaacagtgaaaatatagtgcaatcagttcggacaatacacagtgctcattcaataaatgcacagctaaacagatgcgttttgagtctagatttaaatgtgactagtgttttagcacatctgatctcttctggaagctgattccaactgcgggcagcatagtaactaaaggcggactccccttgttttgtgtgaacccttggtatttctaactgac comes from the Carassius auratus strain Wakin unplaced genomic scaffold, ASM336829v1 scaf_tig00216014, whole genome shotgun sequence genome and includes:
- the LOC113096664 gene encoding sialoadhesin-like, whose translation is MGSSALSLTLLLMSFIHSGLTQDSPDSTLTVTPDSPVFTGERVILKCVIESYRDWTLRNYMIDDRTPEWRYYRDWRYVWYKGSVKLQSISRYTVNTDTLTIKAVTTSDEGQYTCRGRRDKRPNSSQSSSVSLTVMERPEAVVKVSPDQRVFRGETVTLTCVIQRGGDIQWTYSWFKDGSVIRDVTERVFTITSVSDRTEYSCRGERSDSQTSHTSAALTLTVSDLPKTELTVDPKSPVFTGERVSLKCVIESYRDWRYEWNKGSVKLQSSERYTVNTDTLTIRAVTTSDEGQYTCRGQRDERPNSSQSSSAVSLSVTGEFNIIVLINSLCCKEIKLVLHFPLVFIFILF